The nucleotide window ATTGAAATCTTAATTCAAATAGTCGCGAATAATCAACTTTTTGGTGTCTGCCTTGTATAATTTTTACTCGAGATCAAGaaacgtttttcttttttttattatatctcgTATTTTCTCTAATAAACACCCGGGCGCTTTTACATAGGGcactttataaaattattttttaagtaacAGGGGCGGATAAAAAAgggtggtgaaataaaaatatggtAACTTATTCAATAAAAACAGtgaaaaatatcattttaaaatattttttaaagtttttctccGGAGATTGACATTCAACGTTTTGAAGGGCTTCTTGTCTAACTTCGAGGTTTTTCcacaatatttatatttaacaaCAATTCAGCTTAACACTATTTTTGCACTTTTATGTTGTTATTTATTAGAAAGACTGTGTATTTGATGAACTGTTTTGTAGTTTGCTTGTTAGATTACTCAGGTTAAGCCGTCGTTTTTCTAACTCACAGCCTGGTTAGTTGCTAGTCAAATCTCAGTGTCTTCTATACGCAAAGTTGGCGATAGACTCCGACGGTGGAAAAGCCATTGCGAGCTAGAACACTAGTGGGTAAAACGCAAGCATCTTCTTGGTTGGTACCAAAATATCGTAAAAGAACCCATTGTAGATGGTAAGAACCCTACCGGAACCGAGTCAAAGACTACGTATTAATCTAAATTAGACATTTTTAGCTACTTCTACCAACAGCAAGACGGGATTCTAAGTTTTTGTAATATATAAACACATTAACCACATTCAGCATACATAGCATTGTAAGCCAGTAACATGGCTAATGATAATACTTCCAAATGTACACGATAAAAAACCTGGCGTGACcataataaaaactaaaaaaatctaTATCTCTGAACAACTGAAAATTTTATCAATGTGCGCGAAGGAGTTAGTATAACAAAAACTAGCAAACTTGAGTTAACTTTTAATAGCGGCTGGCTACAGTACAGAAAAACAAAACTTGAAAGTTTCCCATCGTCTAtcaagaaaaataaacacacgTCAATCTCCACGCAAGCTTCGTCCACCATTTTACAACTCTACATGTACGCCGCCATTAATTTTCAGCACTTCAAAATCACAAACCATTGTTATAAATAAGATTTAAGGTTTTTAAGAATTTATTTGACGTAAACAGCTTTGAATTATTGTTTTGAGGGCAGCGGCTAGTGTTTCCACAGTGACCGTGTTTTCTTCGAGTACCGGCACGTGAACAAAAAGAACTGGAGCCGAATTCGTTTGTAGAGAAGTATAGAATATGTATTCACAaagatatctaaaaaaaataatttacagctTAGATGACATCTGAATTTTAAAGGAccccataaaaacaaaaagtttccaTTATGACGATTTAGCGTAAATTATACAGAATAACTTTGTTTACGGGACTCCATCTTACATTCTGTTTAATcgaaaattgaaataaattaataaaaatattaaaacatcaaaaaaatgtGGAGAAGATATCTTATAAAAATTATGCCGAAGAGCGCTTGAAGTGTTTCCATTCGCGTAACGAAAGCTATCCGATGGATCACTTTCAAAAGTGGAGCGGAGAGATATCTATCCGATACGTGTTTCATGCCGATGTGGTGCGTTTTTAATGGAAACAAACCCCCTATCCgatttagttttcaaaatgcaACGCTACGTTCCGGTTAAAATCGTCCTAATGGAAACGGAGTCTAAAGATGACTGACAAAGTTTAGTAGTCTTAGCTCTAGAGAGAAACAACGTTACCAATTTCAGAGATTTGGAAACATGCCTTAAAGGTACCTTGAACTAATTATAGATCCACAGTTGGGATTGCGTTAAACTAAACTTTTTTGTGTGGCAAGCATTGCTGCGTGAATGCCATGATTTGAGAGAGGAAAGAAAGCTgttcaaaaatgcttttttatattactatctCAAGGCATCAACTAAATTGGACACATACCGTTTTTTGCATCCTCTATTCGAACTCAATCTAGTTGTACAAGCAGTTTTTTGAgtgattttcaaaatttcactTAGACAGGGGCAAAAGAAGCAATCCAACTGATTGTTTACAAGGATGGAGGTAAACTTGCTTACAAATTCCTACTAAAATTGATAAGGTTGATCTGGCCCTGCATTGACTACATATATATAGGGTTTTAACATGAATCACACCTttggtaaaaaaagtaaaacagcGCTGACAAtagtgtcctttttatttttttaagaggtTCTCAAAATAATTGACATCTCAAACGTTTTGAGACAATGAAGTGTTATTTCAAACCCATACCTTCCAGCGTCAACGGATTTGACTATACATGGCATAGTGACACAAGCACATTCTTTAACAATTGTGTTGACATCAAGAGAGGTTACTAGACattctacaaaaaaaaacttttttcattgtgctgctctacactttcttatccAATTATCCTCCATCATTTGTGTCCAAACCAACTCAAACcaactcaatcttcttatctggataacaccTTTGATATCATTATCAttagaaaatttatataaatatatatatttatataaatatataaatgatAATCATGCAATCTACTGATTGTAAAAGTTTACAATTagtaaagaaaaacattttcaaaaaagaaaaaaaatcgtaaACAGGAAAACCTTGTTGTGAATAGTCTGGGGTTACAAAAACCAGTAGTATCTTACGTGTATCTGACGTAGCTAATGGACCACAACATCCGTTTACATCAGGTCTTATGTAACCATTGGAGTGCGCACACGTCTCTAACTGAATCTGACCAGGGACTAGAGATGACACACCGACATGAATGacaagctgaaataaaaaattaaacaaggaATTACTTCTgtcaattattatttatttttttactttttttatcacaaaaaaaagCAAACATAAAACTGTATACACTAAACCATTTTCCAAAATATCTATTTTTTACTTATACAACTACAACCTTAGAGTGTTGTCGTTAAGGCCATTCAATAATTACGAAACACCAAAATTAACCCTTTCTCCCCCAACCTTTGTAACGCTTCATAAAATATCTAGTAACCCCACCAGAGGTGAGAAACAAATTCAAGATGTAGATCatacacaaaaacaaaagaCATTCCCTGTTACATAACAAAGAGCTCTACCACAAATCACCCTCCTTCCTCCTAAATTTTTGTACCAGTGACCATACCAACCCCTCTCCCCCTCCCCCCGTACCCCTCAGGCATTACATAATTATTAAATATCCCTTTTTACCATACTTACTCGTGGTTGAAATTTATCCAACATGATGGGAATTTGTTCCTTAACATATTTGTATGCAACTGGGATTTCTTTTGTGATTAGCTGTGAAGGTCCATCCCAAATATTTGATAGGGCCTGTAGATATATATTAAAACAAAGTCCAATTAAAATCAACACACAAAATCAAATCTGAGGGttctgtttttttgaaaagtgagTAACTTTCTGTTCAGAAAATGATTGTTAAATAGGTGCTGTAACCAAAATTTTAACATTGGGGGCCTATATAGAAAAATTAGATATATGAATTTCGCTTTATATAGTGGCTACTCTCAGCGCCTCCATGGTGGGCGGCGAGagggaaattttaaaatttacatctCTAGATTGGCGAAAAATGCCCTTCCAGACGTCAACGATCTCatgttttaatgtttaaaaTCACGATGAATGTTTcgaaatttttgtaatttagaaaagctgcattgtttaactggcatcaaaatttagataaaaatttccatcAGATAGAAAGAGTTACATATTTACATTAAACGaatacaataatataaaaaatgataaaaacactAGAAATTTTAAGGGTGCTGACACTTTTGTCCCCCAGTGGTTACGTCactgaaaacaaaatcattttttcaacattttctgttgttgtttggtCGAATAAGCATGTTTGTAAAATAAGAATATTTTGAGCTTATGAAAGATAAAAGTTTGCTAAGACTACCAAGTCCTGTTGTTACATTAAGTCAATACAGTTAAGTCAATTGTTCAGGTCAATGATTGTAGAAAAAATGGGACGAGGTTGAAAACAATCATGTCTGTAAAATAAGGTCTGTATGATAGAGTTATTCTATAGTTGTTATTTTAAGACAAAACACACGACAATGTAAATGCATTAAACAATCAGTAAAATTATTACAACAAGCTAGTGAATAATGCTGGCTGACAAAATCCAGTAAACCAAGACATATATATATTAAGACAGGCTGGTCTTGTTAACaaaaagataatattttaaaacaaaagggGAATGGACATGTGAAAAGCACATTGGACAGTTCACCACAACAATAAAttcgcaatatttttttaatttttgtatctgAACATGCTATCACTAAAAAGCATAGCTAAAATCTTAGTCAAATTATGTTGAAACAAGACAGCTATTTCTGAATTTCTTGTGGTGGTGAAATAACATAgactatttttatatttgattcaTGCTAAAGTTCACTTATCAATGTTCGGACTGGAATTTTGACTTGGATCATGGGTTATTTGGTTTTAACTATTTAAGAGTTTGGAATTTAAAGGAAGGTAAGGGAACCTTGGTTTTTATATGAAGGCTCCAGACATAATCGCCTGATTTGAAATGTTAGTAAAGTATGTTTTACTTGAAAATCCAAATAATTAGAGGAACTTAACAAAAATTTGATCTTTAGCATTTCTTGTAGTTTTTTTTAGTTCCACCTCCTTTCTTATATGCATATCACAGATCCTATCTGTGAGATTATGGCTGCTTCAAGAGAttgtcccaaaattttattgtcaAGGACATGTTCAAAAATATGAGGCAGTTTTTTGGCCAATTATGAACATTTAGAGTGTATGTTACATAATTATCATTTTAAATGTCTTAGTCGCTATTGTAACAATTTGGTCATGTCTATCTCTTCAAGGAAGATAAAACTGCAACAATCAGAAATTCCCGTGAAAGTTGGGCAATCTGTCAAAGAGAAATTAAGTGaaacataataaacaaaaaaatgataataaagtaacaagcttttcttttaaaaaaatgacactAGCCTAATAAAGTCAAGAAAAATAATGGAAAAAGACTGGTTTTCGAACTAATGAAAGTTCCGGTTGTTACTATCATAAATACAACATTATTtgcttcaaaaacaaaaaaatgataattttgtaacactttgaaagaaaaaaaagttacttttttatcaacATTTATCCAAGAAATCATAAATATGATAATAAGGTAACAGAAATCACGCCTCATTAGAAATCTCCCAGATCTGTATATGTTACAAAATCATCATTAAAAGCAAAAGTAGATTGCTTTTATTAAGACATATTTCTTCTAATGGATGCCTAAAACCCTGTAGTAGggcacagaaacaaaaaaaaatcatttctgagTTCTTAAATGACACAGAAATgataattttgtaacaaaagTAGAGCAAACTTATTTACTAAACTAGTTGATAaagaccgtggaaaaatccacaaaggcgcagaagaacaatggaaatataggttgctttagattttttgctgacgtcagcagtgcatatacaaaaaaaattttgtgaaatttagtcatttgttgtctgcaatgtgtagaggttggaacgctgatcaaaataatgtatagtatcgtatgtttttgacaaacgcctaagaagatataagggtttaaaaattttgctgatgtcagcaaagtccccaccaaaagtttcaaaaacaattcgtaacacccgttgcattcatcatatagatcttgaaacgctgatcaagaaaatgtataggaacataaacttttgacaaatggttgcagagatattggggtttgtatGTTTTGTGACGATGTCATCAAcccatccattccgaaacggattcggagaCCCAAGTTTgtgaaacttacccaaattggtcccaggtggtccctagttacccacgcggtgaaaaatcattgacatcaccacctcgtttccaagttatttggcctcaaagttttaagtgcactgtaacagcttcattaatttaatataggatattgacgttaaagtagtgttattgacgttgcaccgtaacgtcagaaaatttaacatattagacatgaatttttcggttacttcaaagaaaatttcggtaagatcaaaggaaaatgaacatatccactttgcctattacagagacacagaactggcgtattattatatagactagtcaataaggcccgtggaaaaatccactaaggcgcagaagaacaatggaaaattaggttgctttagattttttgctgacgtcaacagtgcatatacaaaaagaaaattggtgaaatttaatcatttgttgtctgtaatgtgcagaggttaaaacgctgatcaaaataatgtatagtatcgtatgtttttgaaaagagcctaaggagatatagggtataaaaattttgctgacgtcagcaaagttcctaccaaaagttccaaagaaaaatttcttcacaaattcgtacacccgttgcattcatcgtatagatcttgaaatgtgatcaagaaaatgtataggaacatgaacttttgacaaacggttgcagagatattggggtttgtaggttttgtgatgacgccatcaacccgtccattccgaaacggattcaaggacccaggtttgggaaacttacccaaattggtcccaggtggtccctagttacccacgcggtgaaaaatcattgacgtcaccacctcgtttccaagttatttggcctcaaagttttaagtgcactgtaacggcttcaataatttaatataggatattgacgttaaagtaatattattgacgtcgcgccgtaacgtcagaaaatttaacatattggatatgcatttttcggcaacatcaaaggaaaatgacgatatccactttgcctgttacagacacacggaactggcgtattattatatagactaaaggcccgtggaaaaatccacttaggcaggataacagagaaaaacaaccgtcatttaaattttgatgacgtcagcagagacatgtcagaacacaaaatgttttttttcagaaatgtgtatgccttcatcgtatagattttgaaacgctgagcaagaaaatgtataggatcatgtacttttgacaaacggttgcagagatataagggtttaaaggttttttaatgacgtcatcaacccgtccattccgaaacggattcggggacccaggtttgggaaaattacccaaattggtccaaggtggtccctagttacccacgcggtgaaaaatcattgacgtcaccacctcgtttccaagttatttggccttaaagttttaggtgcactgtaatggcttcattaatttaatataggatattgacgttaaagtagtgttattttcgtcgcgtcgtaacgtcagaaaatttaacatattagacatgcatttttcggcaacatcaaaggaaattttggtaagatcaaaggaaaaggaacatatccactttgcctgttacagacacacggaactggcgtattattatagagatattctATCCACATTATGTGCAATGGCTTCTTTTCAAATACAATGCAATGGTTTCTCTTAAAAATCAAATCTCCATTATCAGATATACTATATTTCTGCTCACATCTACCTTTCaagtgtttataaaaaataaaaattattctatTCTTTGTAATGACTTCTTCATTCATTCAATGCAATGGTTTCTCTGAGAAAACAGATTGATTTCTTCCATCTGTTATGTGTATGTATGTGTCTGTACTACTTATATTTATACTGcaccaaaatatgaaaaataagctACTTATGAACTTTCCCATTACAGTATCACCTTCTATATACATTTCAATCAATGATTGTTACAAGGTTATCATTCCATGTCTTGAACCTAAAAGAGCTTTCTGTTACTCAAATATCAATCTGATTTAATTCAAATATTGTATAGTAACCTTCAGGTTTTGGATAATGTTGATtacataaaatgttttaaaatattttaaaatttttgcctgTTACTTCATTATCAGCATTTTGCTTTGCAATGCCATTACAGATTTGTGCGATGAAGAATAATTGGTATGTTCAAAGCCATTGTATTATGATTCTTTGTCTTTTACCCACTTTTTTCCACTATTAATGCAGATTATGATACAAATGTAacattgttacttttttatcataaatgtGCTCTGAAAGCATTAATATGCGGAATAAAAGTATCTTGAACTATTCATAATGACTAGTTTTACCTATTTACAAAATTGATGATAAAAAGATGTTTCTTCTGATTTTAGCAATGTTCACATTGCTGCCTCATATTTT belongs to Hydractinia symbiolongicarpus strain clone_291-10 chromosome 1, HSymV2.1, whole genome shotgun sequence and includes:
- the LOC130646971 gene encoding pyroglutamyl-peptidase 1-like isoform X1 — encoded protein: MTHKGQGKTVIVTGFGSFGEHSVNPSWLAVKALSNIWDGPSQLITKEIPVAYKYVKEQIPIMLDKFQPRLVIHVGVSSLVPGQIQLETCAHSNGYIRPDVNGCCGPLATSDTQCLVTSLDVNTIVKECACVTMPCIVKSVDAGRYLCEYIFYTSLQTNSAPVLFVHVPVLEENTVTVETLAAALKTIIQSCLRQINS
- the LOC130646971 gene encoding pyroglutamyl-peptidase 1-like isoform X2 produces the protein MTHKGQGKTVIVTGFGSFGEHSVNPSWLAVKALSNIWDGPSQLITKEIPVAYKYVKEQIPIMLDKFQPRLVIHVGVSSLVPGQIQLETCAHSNGYIRPDVNGCCGPLATSDTHIFVNTYSILLYKRIRLQFFLFTCRYSKKTRSLWKH